In one Flammeovirga yaeyamensis genomic region, the following are encoded:
- a CDS encoding HipA N-terminal domain-containing protein: protein MKRAKVYMHDRLSGILTEDENGFHFKYDLTYLELKDAEPISLTLPLEEKEFESKVMFPFFDGLIPEGWLLDIAQKNWKLDPRDRMEILLKTCQDCIGAVAIEEI from the coding sequence ATGAAGAGAGCTAAAGTATATATGCATGACAGGTTATCGGGAATACTTACAGAAGATGAAAATGGATTCCATTTTAAATATGATCTAACATACTTGGAATTAAAGGACGCCGAACCAATTAGCTTAACCCTGCCTTTGGAAGAAAAAGAATTTGAAAGTAAAGTCATGTTCCCATTTTTTGATGGTTTGATTCCAGAAGGATGGTTATTGGATATCGCTCAAAAAAATTGGAAACTAGACCCAAGAGACAGAATGGAAATTTTACTAAAAACATGCCAAGACTGTATTGGTGCTGTAGCAATAGAAGAAATTTAG
- a CDS encoding helix-turn-helix transcriptional regulator, whose amino-acid sequence MNNLSQFVKGRRKALGLTQEDLSFKAGVGLRFVRELEQGKRSLRMDKVNQILTLFGHELGPVQTVRNEES is encoded by the coding sequence ATGAATAATTTAAGTCAATTCGTTAAAGGAAGAAGAAAAGCTTTGGGGTTAACTCAAGAAGACCTTTCATTCAAAGCAGGTGTAGGGTTAAGGTTTGTTAGAGAACTTGAACAAGGAAAAAGAAGTTTAAGAATGGATAAAGTAAATCAGATTCTAACATTATTCGGACATGAATTAGGTCCGGTACAAACAGTAAGAAATGAAGAGAGCTAA
- a CDS encoding tetratricopeptide repeat protein, with translation MKSYYDIFRDLPDSNLLRRIENKDKYHKDAVMAAFDMLLKRGLSVKHPFPGEEVKDARKLFPYFSPEDKDPQHWFKYVVDKIPLKTVIGYLIFILCVLIVGYNTEMDGDWKNHLFIYTDYIVTSGFIYNLIIFITFFFFFFRTKKRRKSFLNINPRRVFFAFYISLSIFLLLNIIGFVFSKTPLVVTVLNSNSLKQFLALSVNNVFASFNQVLIVFWLLLSQLLIRFKSNKLNRRLIIIGVCFLSILLQLPSHLVEIGFSISTFFILLKFGFITYCLSVIYVRERNLLLLVFLMFILDLNYDYFRGGGTFYHNWTIFLIALFSTNSVSNNQIFHWVKSFNLPISGRVFFGGWIATIPLILILPNTAWDFYLKSGKWYLLNQNDKSLVLITEAIRKDDSNSEYFNLRGNIYYQHGLMDIAVKNYNRSIELVSDKFIVFQNRGNAYRDMGNYEEAIKDYAKCIENNYQVIKCLEERGNCYFKSGEFTKAIEDLATCLELSPNNLNALSIMGNIYWAKEDYTNAEFYLKKSIENGNNNQTVSEALALVYMKQDKVNEAYQVFYKINDKPFTFRKSNYNYGLALYHQGLFDEAIEQFQKSIDKHEEEDKCYYQLSLCYNQLKMPAKVCEYMLIAATMQHEQAKEDLKKYCE, from the coding sequence ATGAAATCTTATTACGATATCTTCCGCGATTTACCTGACTCAAATTTATTAAGGCGAATAGAAAACAAAGATAAATATCATAAGGATGCTGTGATGGCTGCTTTTGACATGTTATTAAAAAGAGGACTCAGTGTAAAGCATCCATTTCCGGGGGAGGAAGTAAAAGATGCGAGAAAATTATTTCCTTATTTTTCTCCGGAAGATAAAGACCCTCAGCATTGGTTTAAATATGTGGTAGATAAGATACCATTAAAGACTGTCATCGGGTATCTAATTTTTATTCTCTGTGTATTAATCGTTGGGTATAATACAGAAATGGATGGTGATTGGAAAAACCATTTATTTATATACACAGACTATATTGTTACCAGTGGTTTTATATATAATTTAATTATTTTCATTACCTTTTTTTTCTTCTTTTTTAGGACAAAGAAAAGAAGGAAAAGCTTCTTAAATATCAATCCAAGGCGAGTATTTTTTGCTTTTTATATAAGCTTATCCATATTTCTACTTTTAAATATAATTGGCTTTGTTTTTTCAAAGACACCGCTTGTCGTTACTGTGTTGAATAGTAATTCATTAAAACAATTTTTGGCATTATCAGTCAACAATGTCTTTGCCTCTTTTAATCAAGTTTTAATTGTGTTTTGGTTATTGCTTTCTCAATTATTAATACGTTTCAAATCTAATAAATTAAATAGGCGGTTAATTATTATAGGAGTATGTTTTTTATCAATTCTTTTGCAATTGCCTAGTCACTTGGTTGAAATAGGTTTTTCTATTTCAACCTTTTTTATATTATTAAAATTTGGATTTATAACTTATTGCTTATCTGTGATTTATGTTAGAGAAAGGAACTTGTTGCTTTTAGTGTTTTTAATGTTTATTCTAGATTTGAATTATGATTACTTTCGAGGTGGTGGTACATTTTACCATAATTGGACCATATTTTTAATTGCCTTATTCAGTACAAATTCAGTTAGTAATAATCAAATATTTCATTGGGTAAAATCATTTAATCTACCAATTTCTGGAAGAGTATTTTTTGGAGGTTGGATAGCAACTATTCCTTTAATACTCATCTTGCCCAATACGGCTTGGGATTTTTATTTGAAATCAGGTAAATGGTATTTATTAAATCAAAATGATAAATCATTAGTACTAATCACAGAAGCAATTCGTAAAGACGACAGCAATTCAGAATATTTTAATTTAAGAGGTAATATTTATTATCAACATGGTTTAATGGACATTGCTGTAAAGAACTACAACAGATCAATAGAATTAGTTTCTGATAAATTCATAGTATTTCAAAATAGGGGTAATGCTTATAGGGATATGGGAAATTATGAGGAAGCTATAAAAGATTATGCTAAGTGTATTGAAAATAATTATCAAGTGATTAAATGTTTAGAGGAAAGAGGGAATTGTTATTTTAAATCAGGAGAATTTACCAAAGCAATAGAAGATTTGGCAACATGTTTAGAACTATCACCTAACAATTTGAATGCTCTCAGTATAATGGGAAATATTTATTGGGCTAAAGAGGATTATACAAATGCTGAATTTTATCTAAAAAAATCTATTGAAAACGGGAATAATAATCAAACTGTTTCCGAAGCTTTAGCTTTGGTTTATATGAAACAAGATAAGGTAAATGAGGCATATCAAGTGTTTTATAAAATCAATGATAAGCCATTTACTTTCAGAAAATCAAATTATAATTATGGATTAGCTCTTTATCATCAAGGACTTTTTGATGAGGCAATTGAGCAATTTCAAAAATCAATTGACAAACATGAGGAAGAAGATAAATGTTATTATCAGTTGTCCCTTTGTTATAATCAATTAAAAATGCCTGCTAAGGTATGTGAGTATATGCTTATTGCGGCAACTATGCAACACGAACAAGCTAAGGAAGATTTGAAGAAGTATTGTGAATAA
- a CDS encoding Crp/Fnr family transcriptional regulator — MHHLLQKISQKTPITPELENRTQELFTLQEHQKSDLLLEANQRARYLYYVEKGALHNYYYHDGRQVSSWFYVEDMFITSWYSFYAQQPSFENIECLEDCTLYRISYEDYQKLIQEFPAFGNFARLLSEEILAILDQFSKSWSFLSAKEKYDLMEVYFPKIEQRIKLGHIASFLGISQETLSRIRAGK, encoded by the coding sequence ATGCACCACCTCCTCCAAAAGATCTCCCAGAAAACACCAATCACACCTGAACTAGAAAATCGGACTCAAGAATTATTTACATTACAAGAACATCAAAAGTCTGATCTACTTTTAGAGGCTAATCAGAGGGCGAGGTATTTGTATTATGTGGAGAAAGGAGCATTGCATAACTATTATTATCACGATGGTCGACAAGTGAGTTCTTGGTTTTATGTAGAAGATATGTTTATCACATCTTGGTATAGCTTTTATGCACAACAACCAAGTTTTGAGAACATCGAATGTTTAGAAGATTGTACGTTATATCGTATTAGTTATGAGGATTATCAGAAGCTGATACAAGAATTTCCAGCTTTTGGTAATTTTGCACGATTACTGTCCGAAGAGATTTTGGCCATCTTAGATCAGTTTTCTAAGAGTTGGTCTTTTTTATCAGCAAAAGAAAAATACGATTTAATGGAAGTGTATTTTCCAAAGATCGAACAGCGAATTAAGTTAGGGCATATTGCTTCTTTTTTAGGGATATCACAAGAGACGTTGAGCCGTATTCGTGCTGGAAAATAA
- a CDS encoding VOC family protein — MKPNHFIFADLSTYQPKVSMKFYSSVFGWEFYNEYDYQTAYLGDEAIIGLYETPNQFKQLKMPHFWMSYIQVNDVKKTVEQARNLGGIIELEQELDHFGKVALIRDPLGAGFTVYQGDYLMNTRTKGISNTLIWNELHASDATKIIPFYEGIFNWKFASNGKGTYKILDTQNSHIADLFEIANDVKGKYEYWVCSFGVKNLKVSLQRVLEHGGSLISDEGNRIMVCDDSGEAFFYIQSL; from the coding sequence ATGAAACCCAATCATTTTATATTTGCCGATTTATCTACTTATCAACCTAAAGTATCCATGAAGTTTTATTCTTCCGTTTTTGGTTGGGAATTCTATAATGAATACGATTATCAAACTGCCTATTTAGGTGATGAAGCCATTATTGGTTTGTACGAAACACCAAATCAATTTAAACAGTTGAAAATGCCTCATTTTTGGATGTCGTATATCCAAGTAAATGATGTGAAAAAGACTGTTGAACAAGCTCGAAATTTAGGAGGGATAATTGAATTAGAACAAGAGTTAGATCATTTCGGGAAAGTAGCATTAATCCGAGATCCCTTAGGGGCAGGGTTTACTGTCTACCAAGGAGACTATTTGATGAATACCCGAACAAAAGGGATATCAAATACACTCATTTGGAATGAGCTTCATGCATCTGATGCCACCAAAATTATCCCATTTTATGAAGGAATTTTTAATTGGAAATTTGCTTCAAACGGTAAAGGGACTTACAAGATATTGGATACACAAAATAGTCATATTGCTGATTTGTTCGAAATAGCTAACGATGTTAAGGGCAAATATGAGTATTGGGTGTGTTCCTTTGGAGTGAAAAACCTAAAAGTATCTCTTCAAAGAGTTCTAGAACATGGAGGAAGCTTGATTAGTGATGAAGGAAATAGAATTATGGTTTGTGATGATTCTGGAGAGGCGTTTTTTTACATTCAGTCATTATGA
- a CDS encoding tetratricopeptide repeat protein gives MKPTRLFISFAILFSSLLFADNHQSLNKNEENLLEKIDELSQTDLMKALSMTDVAISEYPPKEHSLILGNLYHRKGNLNMLQGRYAQARDAYYSADQNFSAINYSLGRTKALINIATLYQMEKEYQKASSAYKEALKQAYLLPNKDADYLIPNILLNQANLFDEEGKRMDAVHQFKEVVTLCKTDNMLSLKGKAYHNLGNQYLKIDVTDSANHFFKQAYAIKKLTGDRRGEINSLLAFAQVQLITNQFDAAEKYYLEAEQIAISLKAYQDLVNVYNNLFQLYQAKGDFENALKYHVLFKEQSDELIQTAHEQTVNFIEKNHQLELDQQDLQTEKEDQQELIFGLTTAFILFVIISVLIFRMQRLKAINAKQSEDQLMMEKELLESEQLRVEEQYHSLQNDISFKDKELTTNVMHLMQKNELINNVSEELMTLDDPQMDSATRKKIRSIVYNLQTSGSGEIWKELEVRFEQVHHQFFDQLQKEHPNLTPNEKKLCAFLKLNLSTKDISNITHQSVKSIQIARYRLRKKLGLINTDIDFQTFLSKYDGGNLTLEEVREISLT, from the coding sequence TTGAAACCAACTAGACTATTTATTTCCTTTGCTATATTATTTTCTTCCCTCTTGTTCGCTGATAATCATCAGAGTTTAAATAAGAATGAAGAAAACCTATTAGAGAAAATTGATGAGCTTAGTCAAACTGATTTGATGAAGGCTTTATCGATGACAGACGTAGCAATATCAGAATATCCTCCCAAAGAACATTCTTTGATTTTGGGAAATTTATACCACAGAAAAGGCAATTTAAATATGCTTCAGGGAAGGTATGCCCAAGCAAGAGATGCCTATTACTCTGCGGATCAGAATTTCTCTGCCATCAATTACTCACTTGGCAGAACAAAGGCACTAATTAACATTGCTACTTTGTACCAAATGGAAAAGGAGTATCAAAAAGCTTCTAGTGCTTATAAAGAAGCCTTAAAACAGGCTTACCTTTTACCAAATAAGGACGCCGATTATCTCATTCCAAATATCTTACTCAATCAAGCCAACTTATTTGATGAAGAAGGGAAACGTATGGATGCGGTACATCAATTTAAAGAAGTGGTCACCCTTTGTAAAACCGATAATATGCTTTCTTTGAAAGGGAAGGCCTACCATAATTTAGGAAATCAATATTTAAAAATTGATGTAACCGATTCTGCCAATCATTTCTTTAAACAGGCGTATGCGATCAAAAAATTAACAGGTGATCGAAGAGGTGAAATCAATTCTCTCCTGGCCTTTGCTCAAGTTCAACTCATCACCAATCAATTTGATGCAGCTGAAAAGTACTATCTGGAGGCTGAACAAATTGCTATTTCCTTAAAGGCTTATCAAGATTTAGTGAATGTGTACAACAATCTTTTTCAACTATATCAAGCAAAAGGGGATTTTGAAAATGCTTTGAAATATCATGTTTTATTTAAGGAACAATCCGATGAACTGATTCAGACTGCACATGAGCAAACAGTAAATTTCATTGAAAAGAATCATCAACTGGAGTTGGATCAGCAGGATTTGCAAACGGAAAAAGAAGATCAACAAGAATTGATTTTTGGCTTGACAACTGCATTTATCTTATTTGTCATCATATCCGTACTAATTTTCAGAATGCAAAGATTAAAGGCGATCAATGCGAAACAAAGCGAAGATCAATTGATGATGGAAAAAGAGTTATTGGAATCGGAACAATTGAGGGTGGAAGAACAGTATCATTCCCTACAAAATGATATCTCTTTTAAGGACAAAGAATTGACCACCAATGTCATGCACTTAATGCAAAAAAATGAGCTCATCAATAATGTATCAGAGGAATTGATGACGCTGGATGATCCTCAAATGGATAGTGCGACAAGAAAGAAAATCCGATCTATTGTCTACAATCTACAGACCTCGGGCTCTGGTGAGATTTGGAAAGAATTGGAGGTCCGCTTCGAACAAGTACATCATCAGTTTTTTGATCAGCTTCAAAAGGAACATCCTAACCTCACCCCTAATGAGAAAAAACTTTGTGCTTTCTTAAAACTGAACTTAAGTACGAAAGATATATCAAACATCACTCACCAAAGCGTGAAATCGATTCAAATTGCACGTTACCGTTTAAGAAAGAAATTGGGATTGATCAATACTGATATCGATTTCCAAACTTTCTTGAGTAAATACGATGGCGGGAATTTGACTTTGGAAGAGGTGAGGGAGATATCGCTTACCTAG
- a CDS encoding DEAD/DEAH box helicase, translating into MTFKELKLNPSILKALNEEKYIKPTPIQAKAIPFVLKREDVLGCAQTGTGKTAAFAIPILQLMQQDKKSKSSNKITALVLTPTRELAIQIEESFSTYGKYTDVQNTVIFGGVNQERQVRALRKGVDVLIATPGRLLDLIGQGFINLSDIKYFVLDEADRMLDMGFIHDIKKVLKLLPKKRQSLFFSATMPKNIVSLSKQILINPKSVTVTPVSSTAETIQQFVYYTNKKEKIDLLHHLIKEKKIQQVLVFTRTKYGADGIVRKLTKKGTKCAAIHGNKSQNQRQKALAAFKDGSINVLVATDIAARGIDIDKLQYVINYDIPNESETYVHRIGRCGRAGEKGISISLSEAEDNKYIKDVEKLTKQTLTVVEEHPYPQTDKPMNATQKKAMEKEKQKRKQEFFANKKRKAAGNAKKEGEKKKPSRNRNTGKPKTTTSNKKGGFKGKFKSNRRKSN; encoded by the coding sequence ATGACATTCAAAGAGCTGAAGTTAAATCCTTCTATCCTCAAAGCATTAAACGAAGAAAAGTACATTAAACCGACACCGATTCAGGCGAAAGCTATTCCTTTTGTATTAAAAAGAGAAGATGTATTGGGTTGTGCACAAACAGGAACTGGAAAAACAGCAGCCTTTGCGATTCCGATTTTACAATTAATGCAGCAGGATAAAAAGTCGAAATCATCCAACAAGATTACGGCATTGGTGTTGACTCCAACAAGAGAATTGGCCATTCAGATAGAAGAAAGTTTCTCTACTTATGGGAAATATACGGATGTACAAAATACAGTCATTTTTGGTGGGGTTAATCAAGAACGACAAGTACGTGCATTAAGAAAAGGAGTGGATGTTTTAATTGCAACTCCTGGACGATTGTTAGATTTGATTGGGCAAGGTTTTATCAACTTATCGGATATCAAATACTTTGTCTTGGATGAGGCCGATCGTATGTTGGATATGGGTTTCATTCACGACATCAAGAAAGTTTTAAAACTTTTACCTAAAAAGAGACAATCCTTATTCTTCTCAGCGACAATGCCTAAGAATATTGTTTCCTTATCGAAACAGATTCTTATCAACCCTAAAAGTGTGACGGTAACTCCTGTATCTTCAACAGCAGAGACCATTCAACAGTTTGTGTATTATACCAATAAGAAAGAGAAAATCGACTTGTTGCATCACCTCATCAAAGAGAAGAAAATACAACAGGTATTGGTGTTTACAAGAACTAAATATGGTGCAGACGGTATCGTTAGGAAGTTGACAAAAAAGGGGACAAAGTGTGCTGCTATCCACGGAAATAAATCTCAGAACCAAAGACAAAAGGCGTTAGCTGCTTTTAAAGATGGAAGCATTAATGTGTTGGTCGCAACGGATATTGCAGCTAGAGGAATCGATATAGATAAACTACAATACGTTATCAATTATGATATTCCGAATGAGTCGGAAACTTATGTACACCGAATCGGCCGTTGCGGTAGAGCAGGTGAGAAAGGTATTTCGATTTCACTAAGTGAAGCGGAAGATAATAAGTACATCAAAGATGTAGAAAAACTAACGAAGCAAACCCTTACTGTGGTAGAGGAACATCCTTATCCTCAAACGGACAAACCGATGAACGCCACTCAGAAAAAGGCGATGGAAAAGGAAAAGCAGAAAAGAAAACAAGAGTTTTTTGCTAATAAAAAGCGTAAAGCTGCTGGGAATGCTAAAAAGGAAGGTGAGAAAAAGAAGCCTTCGAGAAATAGAAATACGGGTAAACCTAAAACCACTACATCAAATAAAAAAGGTGGTTTTAAAGGAAAATTTAAGTCCAATAGAAGAAAAAGCAATTAA
- a CDS encoding TspO/MBR family protein, whose protein sequence is MLLRVVIFLILNFSALAIGGFFTGAGVPSEWYAELNKAPWTPPGWVFGAAWTTIMVCYSIFMAFLWKQLPSKKWLITLYAFQWILNVSWNPAFFYAHQVALGLLLITSLTLLIGYYFFGHIEKLKWKTIFVLPYLVWLLIATSLNGYILMYN, encoded by the coding sequence ATGCTTTTAAGAGTCGTTATTTTCCTAATTTTAAACTTCTCCGCCTTAGCAATTGGTGGTTTCTTTACAGGTGCAGGGGTGCCTTCCGAATGGTACGCGGAATTAAATAAAGCACCTTGGACACCTCCTGGATGGGTATTTGGAGCAGCATGGACAACAATTATGGTTTGCTACTCCATTTTTATGGCTTTTCTGTGGAAACAATTACCTAGCAAGAAGTGGCTGATTACATTATATGCTTTTCAGTGGATTTTAAACGTATCTTGGAATCCAGCCTTCTTTTATGCACATCAAGTAGCCTTAGGATTGTTATTAATTACCTCTTTAACTTTGTTGATCGGTTATTATTTCTTTGGTCATATCGAAAAGTTAAAATGGAAAACCATATTTGTATTACCTTATTTAGTTTGGTTACTAATTGCTACATCTTTAAATGGATATATATTGATGTATAATTAA
- a CDS encoding alpha/beta fold hydrolase: MKPLIKFLSYTAPNVVVKLAYDKIMNPQVLKLRPHELEIIDQAEKGTIDYKGMEVKTYKWGNGEDKLLMVHGWEGQAGNFSDLIKRMEKENFTLYSFDAISHGFSPKGQTTMFEFADLVQIMLDKFRINKIISHSFGSVGTTYCLSQHQFEIDKYVMMTTPDRFMERVDDISEMVGMNDKVKYRLVDRLEQQFKVKADEQNVSDYVPRMNVKKGMIFQDVNDKIVRLAQSESVAKAWGDKCELVKIEGTGHFRILRTDSVLDQVVDFLRD; this comes from the coding sequence ATGAAACCACTCATCAAATTTCTTTCGTACACCGCACCTAATGTGGTAGTAAAATTAGCCTATGATAAAATCATGAATCCTCAGGTATTAAAACTGAGACCTCATGAATTAGAGATCATCGACCAAGCTGAAAAAGGTACAATCGACTATAAAGGCATGGAAGTCAAAACCTATAAATGGGGAAATGGCGAAGATAAATTATTGATGGTTCATGGCTGGGAAGGTCAAGCAGGCAACTTTTCTGATTTAATAAAAAGAATGGAAAAGGAGAACTTCACTCTCTATTCTTTTGATGCGATATCACATGGTTTTTCTCCGAAGGGACAAACAACCATGTTCGAATTTGCCGATTTGGTGCAAATCATGTTGGATAAATTCAGAATCAATAAAATCATCAGTCACTCTTTCGGTAGTGTGGGCACGACCTATTGTCTTTCTCAACATCAATTTGAAATCGATAAATACGTAATGATGACTACTCCTGACCGTTTCATGGAAAGAGTAGACGATATTTCTGAAATGGTAGGAATGAACGATAAAGTAAAATATCGTTTAGTCGACCGCCTAGAACAACAGTTTAAGGTAAAAGCTGACGAACAAAATGTAAGCGATTATGTGCCGAGAATGAATGTTAAAAAAGGAATGATTTTTCAGGATGTGAACGACAAGATTGTTCGCTTAGCACAATCGGAATCTGTCGCTAAAGCATGGGGAGATAAATGTGAATTGGTGAAAATTGAAGGGACTGGCCACTTTAGAATATTAAGAACGGATTCTGTGTTGGATCAAGTGGTTGATTTTTTGAGGGATTAG
- a CDS encoding MDR family MFS transporter, with amino-acid sequence MRTSITQAKNSFLAIYKGIQKEVWILSLVSLINRIGAMVIPFLSIYLSESKGFTLTEIGWVMSAFGMGSIIGTWLGGKTTDRFGYYPVIIFSLLASGIGLILLKELDGFIEIAIGFFLVTLVADMLRPPIFVAVHKYSTEETRTKSITLVRLAINLGFAFGPATGGLLIATLGYQSLFWVDGLSCIFAMIVFAFSLSMPKVVKEVAKKTKAEKKSMSPYHDKSFLIFVLSLTLFGLIFIQYFSTVPLFYKEVHELNEATIGLIISSNGFVICILEMPLMHWIEKQKKYSKMKIMYFSIFLVLLSYIFLIVGMNIVLLFIGMMLLTVGEMLMFPLSNTEAMKRSSGKNQGDYMALYAMSFSIAHLVGHNLGMQTIDFFGYNLTWSGMIIGLIVCYFLLKGYQIAIDKEKESVHQDPQFEPKV; translated from the coding sequence ATGAGAACATCGATTACTCAGGCCAAAAATAGCTTTTTGGCCATCTATAAGGGCATACAGAAGGAAGTATGGATCTTATCTTTAGTATCCCTTATCAACAGGATAGGGGCAATGGTTATTCCTTTTTTATCTATTTACTTATCGGAAAGTAAAGGATTCACCCTCACGGAAATCGGATGGGTCATGTCGGCATTTGGCATGGGTTCCATTATCGGTACGTGGCTCGGTGGAAAGACCACCGATCGCTTTGGGTATTATCCAGTAATTATCTTTAGTTTATTGGCTTCGGGTATCGGGCTGATTTTACTAAAGGAATTGGATGGATTTATCGAAATCGCCATCGGCTTTTTCTTAGTAACGTTAGTGGCTGATATGTTACGTCCACCTATTTTTGTGGCCGTACATAAATACAGCACAGAGGAGACCAGAACCAAATCAATTACTTTGGTGCGTCTAGCCATTAACTTAGGTTTTGCTTTTGGACCAGCTACCGGAGGTTTACTCATCGCCACGCTTGGTTATCAGTCCTTATTCTGGGTGGATGGTTTAAGCTGCATCTTTGCGATGATCGTTTTCGCTTTCTCCCTAAGCATGCCGAAAGTAGTAAAGGAAGTCGCCAAAAAGACGAAAGCAGAGAAGAAGAGTATGTCGCCGTATCACGACAAATCTTTCTTAATTTTCGTGTTATCACTTACCTTATTTGGATTGATCTTCATCCAATATTTCAGTACCGTTCCTTTATTCTATAAAGAGGTACACGAGTTGAATGAAGCGACTATTGGTTTGATTATCTCCAGTAATGGTTTTGTGATTTGTATTTTGGAAATGCCACTAATGCACTGGATCGAAAAACAAAAGAAGTATTCGAAAATGAAAATCATGTATTTTTCGATTTTCTTGGTACTTCTAAGTTATATCTTTTTGATAGTTGGAATGAACATCGTTCTTCTTTTCATCGGCATGATGTTGTTGACAGTAGGAGAAATGTTGATGTTCCCATTATCAAATACAGAGGCCATGAAAAGGTCTTCGGGTAAAAACCAAGGAGATTATATGGCCTTGTATGCAATGAGTTTTTCGATTGCCCATTTAGTCGGGCATAACTTAGGGATGCAGACCATCGATTTCTTCGGATACAACCTCACTTGGTCGGGGATGATTATAGGCTTGATTGTTTGTTACTTCTTGTTGAAAGGGTATCAAATAGCCATTGATAAAGAGAAAGAATCAGTGCATCAAGATCCTCAATTCGAACCGAAAGTTTGA